A single Gemmatimonadota bacterium DNA region contains:
- a CDS encoding polyprenyl synthetase family protein encodes MTLDARLHVPVAAALREIQAPIRDRLDRVPEEMWRIVQADVAIVEAANAHLRGMRGKLFRPTLLLLASAVDDAPEERAVALAAVAELVHLTSVVHDDSVDHSVLRRGQPTINALFSHQVAVLMGDFLFSKAIAELVRLGDMEPLRVFTQASNEMTLGELRQLASFDALSFTESDYYTLIRAKTASLVGAACEMGALAGAPRFRAEMRRFGERLGMAFQVADDLLDYTEQEAVTGKPSGNDLKEHKVTLPLIAALPLMSRAQRERVEKLFADPTPSDAAIAEVVGIVTESGGLEFARQKGEQFAQEAEEALGGLPASDVRQSLFDALGYVMDRRS; translated from the coding sequence GTGACCCTCGACGCCCGCCTGCACGTCCCGGTGGCCGCGGCCCTGCGCGAGATCCAGGCGCCGATCCGCGACCGCCTCGATCGCGTGCCCGAGGAGATGTGGCGCATCGTGCAGGCCGACGTCGCGATCGTCGAAGCGGCGAACGCGCACCTGCGCGGCATGCGCGGCAAGCTCTTCCGTCCGACGCTGCTCCTCCTCGCCTCGGCGGTCGACGACGCCCCCGAGGAGCGGGCGGTCGCGCTGGCCGCCGTCGCCGAGCTCGTGCACCTCACCAGCGTCGTGCACGACGACTCGGTGGATCATTCGGTCCTGCGGCGCGGACAGCCCACGATCAACGCGCTCTTCAGCCACCAGGTCGCCGTCCTCATGGGCGACTTCCTCTTCTCCAAGGCGATCGCCGAGCTCGTCCGCCTCGGGGACATGGAGCCCCTGCGCGTCTTCACGCAGGCCTCCAACGAGATGACGCTCGGCGAGCTGCGCCAGCTCGCCTCGTTCGACGCGCTCAGCTTCACCGAGTCCGACTACTACACGCTCATCCGGGCCAAGACGGCTTCGCTCGTCGGCGCGGCCTGCGAGATGGGCGCCCTCGCCGGCGCCCCACGGTTCCGCGCGGAGATGCGGCGCTTCGGCGAGCGGCTGGGCATGGCCTTCCAGGTCGCCGATGACCTGCTCGACTACACCGAGCAGGAGGCGGTCACGGGGAAGCCGAGCGGCAATGACCTCAAGGAGCACAAGGTCACGCTGCCGCTCATCGCCGCGTTGCCGCTGATGTCGCGCGCGCAGCGTGAGCGGGTCGAGAAGCTCTTCGCCGACCCCACCCCGAGTGACGCCGCCATCGCCGAGGTCGTCGGCATCGTGACGGAGTCCGGCGGGCTCGAGTTCGCCCGCCAGAAGGGCGAGCAGTTCGCGCAGGAGGCCGAGGAGGCCCTCGGTGGCCTGCCCGCCTCGGACGTCCGCCAGTCCCTTTTCGATGCATTGGGGTATGTCATGGATCGGCGGTCCTGA
- the hutH gene encoding histidine ammonia-lyase, which translates to MTEPLWLDGTSLTVADVLSVADARRPVRLAADARVRMQGTRGIVEGLAARGEAVYGVTTGFGKLSDIAIAPDQLAQLQVNLVRSHAAGVGPRLPEREVRAMMLLRANCLAKGFSGARPELVELLCAMLEAGLHPEVPEQGSVGASGDLAPLAHLALGLIGEGTLHHANGSGPAAEVLRAHGLAPASLGPKEGLALINGTQAHSAVGALALVHAHRCWHAAHVAGAMSLEALLGTPTAFDARIHAARGQRGQMESAALLLTLLADSEIRESHREGDSRVQDAYALRCMPQVHGPVLEAIRFAEHLIQGELNAATDNPLVFDDGTMLSGGNFHGQAAAMAMDVLAIAMTNLAVMSERRIDRLVHPDLNEGLPPFLTPTAGVSSGFMMAQVTAAAITSECKILSHPASVDSIPTDGSKEDVVPMAMGAATKLRRIVRNLEHVLAVELMCAAQGLEFRRPLRGGVGVETGYARVRGIVPALTADRVLGPDIEAIARAVSQGAFA; encoded by the coding sequence GTGACCGAACCCCTCTGGCTCGACGGTACGTCGCTCACCGTGGCCGACGTGCTCTCCGTCGCCGATGCCCGCCGACCGGTGCGACTCGCCGCCGATGCGCGCGTGCGGATGCAGGGCACGCGAGGCATCGTCGAGGGGCTCGCCGCGCGCGGCGAGGCCGTCTACGGCGTGACGACCGGCTTCGGCAAGCTCTCCGACATCGCCATCGCGCCGGACCAGCTCGCGCAGCTGCAGGTGAATCTCGTGCGCAGCCATGCCGCCGGTGTCGGCCCTCGGCTGCCCGAGCGAGAGGTCCGCGCGATGATGCTCCTGCGGGCCAACTGCCTGGCGAAGGGATTCAGTGGCGCCCGGCCCGAGCTCGTGGAGCTGCTCTGCGCGATGCTCGAGGCGGGACTCCACCCCGAAGTGCCGGAGCAGGGGAGCGTCGGCGCGAGCGGCGACCTCGCGCCGCTGGCGCACCTCGCGCTCGGGCTCATCGGCGAAGGGACGTTGCACCACGCCAACGGGTCGGGCCCGGCCGCCGAGGTCCTGCGGGCGCACGGGCTCGCGCCGGCATCGCTCGGCCCCAAGGAGGGCCTCGCGCTCATCAACGGCACGCAGGCGCACTCGGCCGTCGGCGCGCTCGCGCTCGTGCATGCCCACCGCTGCTGGCACGCGGCGCACGTCGCCGGCGCGATGTCGCTCGAAGCGCTCCTCGGTACGCCCACGGCCTTCGACGCGCGCATCCACGCGGCCCGCGGCCAGCGCGGCCAGATGGAGTCGGCGGCGCTCCTGCTCACCCTCCTTGCCGACAGCGAGATCCGCGAGTCGCACCGCGAGGGCGACTCGCGCGTCCAGGATGCCTACGCGCTCCGCTGCATGCCGCAGGTGCATGGACCGGTGCTCGAGGCGATCCGCTTCGCCGAGCACCTGATCCAGGGCGAGCTCAACGCCGCGACCGACAATCCGCTCGTGTTCGACGACGGCACGATGCTCTCCGGTGGCAACTTCCACGGGCAGGCCGCCGCGATGGCGATGGACGTGCTCGCCATCGCGATGACCAACCTCGCCGTCATGAGCGAGCGGCGGATCGACCGGCTCGTGCATCCCGACCTCAACGAGGGACTGCCGCCGTTCCTCACGCCCACCGCCGGCGTCAGCTCCGGGTTCATGATGGCGCAGGTCACCGCGGCCGCGATCACGAGCGAGTGCAAGATCCTCTCCCATCCGGCGAGCGTCGACTCGATCCCGACGGACGGGAGCAAGGAGGATGTCGTTCCCATGGCGATGGGGGCCGCGACGAAGCTCCGGCGGATCGTCCGCAACCTGGAGCACGTGCTCGCCGTCGAGCTGATGTGCGCGGCGCAGGGCCTGGAGTTCCGGCGTCCGCTCCGCGGCGGTGTCGGCGTCGAGACCGGCTACGCTCGCGTGCGCGGCATCGTCCCCGCGTTGACCGCGGACCGGGTGCTCGGGCCTGACATCGAGGCGATCGCGCGCGCGGTCTCGCAGGGCGCGTTCGCCTGA
- a CDS encoding DUF4321 domain-containing protein — protein MATHGSAKHRPGFHAIVLSIGFILGGFMTQFGRMFLPAGAVKEFLTTGVTPSIGALPVDLIIIKFAVGPIALDVSLLSLVGVLAAYLIARSLF, from the coding sequence ATGGCGACGCATGGTTCGGCCAAGCACCGGCCGGGATTCCACGCGATCGTCCTCTCCATCGGCTTCATCCTGGGTGGGTTCATGACGCAGTTCGGCCGCATGTTCCTGCCGGCCGGGGCGGTGAAGGAGTTCCTGACGACGGGGGTCACCCCGTCCATCGGCGCCTTGCCCGTTGACCTGATCATCATCAAGTTCGCTGTGGGGCCCATCGCGCTCGACGTCTCGTTGCTGAGCCTCGTCGGGGTCCTCGCCGCCTATCTCATCGCGCGTTCGCTGTTCTAA
- a CDS encoding radical SAM protein has product MLSAKFRPWHLLPFSAKYVRLRLRKRPVLVTFEVTMRCNASCAFCDYWKTSPEMKAKELASFVDAAKAFDPMIVTFSGGEPLLRKDLEEIVDGVDRAIAYKWMTLITHGAMLTPERARSLWDAGIGQFSVSLDYLDERHDRARGIPGLTARILANAERIRAAGMTVRFNTVIKDDNLDDVMPLVQHAAAMRVGVNLSVYTDFKNGNPAHLLRPEHQARLEALVRELLAFKRERRGIISNSDHYLEQIPRYARGEMKEPCLSGQDTVHIDPYGGIRRCPDFPVDGHWTEYAGYAPIACDKCYYACRGEAQAPLRADRFLDLLASP; this is encoded by the coding sequence ATGCTGAGCGCCAAGTTCCGCCCCTGGCACCTGCTGCCGTTCAGCGCCAAGTACGTCCGGCTCCGCCTGCGGAAGCGGCCGGTCCTGGTGACGTTCGAGGTCACCATGCGCTGCAATGCCAGCTGTGCCTTCTGCGACTACTGGAAGACGTCGCCGGAGATGAAGGCGAAGGAGCTGGCATCGTTCGTCGACGCCGCCAAGGCGTTCGACCCGATGATCGTCACCTTCAGCGGCGGCGAACCGCTGCTGCGGAAGGACCTCGAGGAGATCGTCGACGGCGTCGACCGCGCGATCGCCTACAAGTGGATGACCCTCATCACGCACGGCGCGATGCTCACCCCCGAGCGCGCGCGCTCGCTCTGGGATGCGGGGATCGGCCAGTTCTCCGTGTCGCTCGACTACCTCGACGAGCGGCACGACCGTGCGCGCGGCATCCCCGGACTCACCGCGCGCATCCTCGCCAACGCCGAGCGCATCCGCGCCGCGGGGATGACCGTGCGCTTCAACACCGTCATCAAGGACGACAATCTCGATGACGTGATGCCGCTCGTGCAGCATGCGGCCGCGATGCGCGTCGGCGTGAACCTCTCGGTGTACACCGACTTCAAGAACGGCAATCCGGCGCACCTCCTCCGCCCGGAGCACCAGGCGCGCCTCGAGGCGCTCGTGCGGGAGCTGCTCGCCTTCAAGCGCGAGCGCCGCGGCATCATCTCGAACTCCGATCACTACCTGGAGCAGATCCCGCGGTACGCGCGCGGCGAGATGAAGGAACCCTGCCTCTCGGGACAGGACACGGTGCACATCGACCCGTACGGCGGCATCCGCCGCTGCCCCGACTTCCCGGTCGATGGGCATTGGACCGAGTACGCGGGCTACGCCCCCATCGCCTGCGACAAGTGCTACTATGCCTGCCGCGGCGAGGCGCAGGCCCCGCTGCGCGCCGATCGCTTCCTCGACCTGCTCGCGTCGCCATGA
- a CDS encoding imidazolonepropionase — MTQLFVNAAEVVTCAGPARARRGAEQGDAAVRPAVGVAVGDDGRVLAVAPDAELRAAHPTAAVIDCAQGVLTPGFVDSHTHAIFGRARYEEQEMRAAGVGYLEIAKRGGGIHSSVRDLRTRSEADLASLAATRLRRIAAHGTTTLEVKSGYGLSLESELATLRVIRRLAAEVPLRLVPTFLGAHEVPLDYREAPRDRGQYIALVTEEMIPAVAKEGLARFCDVFCEPGVYTVDETRRILTAARRAGMGLKLHADELENGAAAELAAELGATSADHLAAISDLGIAALAASGTVATLLPGTMLFLGRPKQAPARALVNAGVAVALASDFNPGTSPTVNFPLVLTLGVSQLRLSVAEAFVAATVNGAAALGLAGEVGQIAPGFQADLALFDVRDHREIPYWYGDQRCRRTWVGGRPAHGA; from the coding sequence ATGACCCAGCTCTTCGTGAATGCCGCCGAAGTCGTCACCTGCGCCGGCCCCGCGCGCGCGCGCCGCGGCGCGGAGCAGGGCGATGCCGCGGTGCGACCGGCCGTCGGCGTCGCGGTCGGCGATGACGGGCGGGTCCTCGCGGTCGCGCCGGACGCCGAGCTGCGCGCGGCCCATCCCACGGCGGCGGTGATCGACTGCGCGCAGGGCGTCCTCACTCCCGGCTTCGTCGACTCGCACACGCACGCGATCTTCGGGCGCGCCCGCTACGAGGAGCAGGAGATGCGCGCCGCCGGCGTCGGGTACCTCGAGATCGCGAAGCGGGGCGGCGGGATCCACTCCTCGGTCCGGGACCTCCGCACGCGCAGCGAGGCGGACCTCGCCTCCCTCGCCGCGACGCGCCTCCGGCGCATCGCCGCCCACGGGACCACCACCCTCGAGGTGAAATCCGGATACGGACTCTCCCTCGAGTCCGAACTCGCCACGCTCCGCGTCATCCGGAGACTCGCCGCCGAGGTGCCGCTGCGCCTCGTGCCGACCTTCCTCGGCGCCCATGAGGTCCCGCTCGACTATCGCGAGGCGCCGCGGGACCGCGGGCAGTACATCGCGCTCGTCACGGAGGAGATGATCCCCGCCGTGGCGAAGGAGGGGCTCGCCCGCTTCTGCGATGTGTTCTGCGAGCCAGGCGTGTACACGGTCGACGAGACGCGCCGCATCCTGACCGCCGCGCGCAGGGCAGGGATGGGGCTCAAGCTCCACGCCGACGAGCTCGAGAACGGCGCCGCCGCCGAACTCGCCGCCGAACTCGGCGCCACGTCCGCCGACCACCTCGCCGCGATCTCCGACCTCGGCATCGCCGCGCTGGCCGCGTCCGGCACGGTCGCAACGCTCCTGCCCGGCACGATGCTCTTCCTGGGGCGCCCGAAGCAGGCGCCCGCCCGTGCGCTCGTCAACGCGGGGGTCGCGGTCGCCTTGGCCTCGGACTTCAACCCGGGGACGAGCCCGACCGTCAACTTCCCCCTCGTCCTCACGCTCGGCGTGAGCCAGCTGCGCCTGAGCGTCGCGGAAGCGTTCGTCGCGGCCACCGTGAACGGAGCCGCCGCCCTCGGGCTCGCCGGCGAGGTCGGGCAGATCGCGCCGGGATTCCAGGCGGACCTGGCCCTCTTCGACGTCCGCGACCACCGCGAGATCCCCTATTGGTACGGCGACCAGCGCTGCCGGCGGACCTGGGTCGGGGGGCGGCCGGCGCACGGGGCCTGA
- a CDS encoding tetratricopeptide repeat protein, with product MADILKLKKKAADFEAKKQMEKALATYREMIEVYESGEEDPIDIPLYNRVGDLLQKAGNLPEAVAIWERAVDHYAEGGFYNPAIALCNKILRQSPGRTVVYYKLGKISAEKGFKADARQNFLEYASRMQKSGNLDEAFRALKEFADLVPDQDDVRLMLADQLVKADRKPEAIEQLQVAYAQCVRLGRTADADGIVERMKAIDPSVEPRSEEGGGASKGGGLVFLDLDPAPGPTRASIRTAPADIKRVTKAIAGLDLLDTGMEAPSAKPAVKPAAATPAVVPAAVTPVATPTVTPPSNAIVIEPTSVAGSVETDVPPSLRIETTASLSAPPESPIAAPSDLLIEPTSFSGAVPPAPRGSISGLVATALDEPPADLPMLDMGQGAAPAVDESTIEPIETVQKTGSIEVVEMIETIDVADTVETVETVEMVEIAEAASAEIPLLEITDAGREVPPTPVSTPVVELPMLEPEPIVEVPAPALTDFGSFGVAEEASPTPGFDLLEIESSEGVHALPLDANYVESQPSLIESAPESLLPPMAPEEELVVAPPTRATSTVLANSVELLHARVESAPDDWPLRRQYAEALLDDGQREAGVAELEATLAGFEATGDLDTAASVAEEIVRLAPGVIKYHQKRVEFAFRANDRMRLAEAYVELADALLKDGQGPKARVVYQRVLEIAPDDLRAQAALETIKEEPAAAAPPPRRSTTAMKKPAAPAAPEKPAAKAAPAAKKDEGDFVSLGDWLREDDEPKSTRMVVEEKEPTGDEQADFADMLRKFKQGVSDNVDEEDHEAHYDLGVAYKEMGLLDEAISEFQKSLRGANNRVRAIEALGQCFVEKGQLPVAATILQRALAEPGIGDDALIGVLYLLGTISEELHLFPDAKKHYQRVFAVDIQFRDIGDRLNAVEKKLS from the coding sequence ATGGCCGACATCCTCAAGCTCAAGAAGAAAGCGGCCGACTTCGAGGCCAAGAAGCAGATGGAGAAGGCCCTCGCGACGTATCGCGAGATGATCGAAGTCTATGAGAGCGGGGAAGAAGACCCGATCGACATCCCGCTCTACAACCGCGTGGGCGACCTCCTGCAGAAGGCCGGCAACCTCCCCGAGGCTGTCGCCATCTGGGAGCGCGCCGTCGATCACTACGCGGAAGGCGGCTTCTACAATCCGGCCATCGCCCTGTGCAACAAGATCCTGCGGCAGTCGCCCGGGCGCACGGTGGTGTACTACAAGCTCGGCAAGATCTCCGCGGAGAAGGGGTTCAAGGCGGACGCGCGCCAGAACTTCCTCGAGTACGCGAGCCGCATGCAGAAGAGCGGCAATCTCGATGAGGCCTTCCGCGCGTTGAAGGAGTTCGCCGACCTCGTGCCCGATCAGGACGACGTCCGGCTCATGCTCGCCGATCAGCTCGTGAAGGCGGATCGCAAGCCGGAAGCCATCGAGCAACTGCAGGTCGCGTACGCACAGTGCGTGCGGCTCGGCCGCACCGCGGATGCGGACGGCATCGTGGAGCGCATGAAGGCGATCGATCCCTCGGTCGAACCGCGGTCCGAGGAGGGCGGCGGCGCGTCGAAGGGGGGCGGCCTCGTCTTCCTCGATCTCGATCCGGCGCCGGGGCCCACGCGGGCCTCGATCCGCACTGCGCCCGCTGACATCAAGCGCGTCACCAAGGCCATCGCCGGGCTCGACCTGCTCGACACGGGCATGGAGGCGCCGTCAGCAAAGCCCGCGGTGAAGCCCGCTGCCGCAACACCGGCCGTCGTCCCCGCGGCCGTGACGCCCGTCGCGACGCCCACGGTGACGCCGCCCTCGAACGCGATCGTCATCGAACCGACGTCCGTCGCCGGGTCGGTCGAGACTGATGTGCCGCCGTCGCTCAGGATCGAGACCACGGCCTCGCTCTCCGCGCCGCCCGAGTCGCCGATCGCAGCGCCGTCGGACCTGCTCATCGAGCCGACGTCGTTCAGCGGGGCGGTCCCGCCCGCGCCGCGCGGATCGATCTCCGGTCTCGTCGCCACCGCGCTCGATGAGCCGCCGGCCGACCTCCCGATGCTCGACATGGGGCAGGGCGCGGCCCCGGCGGTCGACGAGAGCACGATCGAGCCGATCGAGACCGTGCAGAAGACGGGGTCGATCGAGGTCGTCGAGATGATCGAGACGATCGATGTCGCGGACACGGTCGAGACGGTCGAGACGGTCGAGATGGTCGAGATCGCCGAGGCCGCCTCGGCGGAGATCCCACTCCTCGAGATCACCGATGCAGGGCGAGAGGTGCCGCCCACGCCGGTCTCGACGCCCGTCGTCGAACTCCCGATGCTCGAGCCGGAGCCGATCGTCGAGGTCCCGGCACCTGCGCTGACCGATTTCGGCTCCTTCGGGGTCGCCGAAGAGGCGTCGCCGACGCCGGGATTCGACCTGCTCGAGATCGAGTCGAGCGAGGGCGTGCATGCGCTCCCGCTGGATGCGAACTACGTCGAGTCGCAGCCGTCGCTCATCGAGTCCGCACCGGAATCGCTCCTCCCGCCGATGGCGCCCGAGGAGGAGCTCGTCGTCGCCCCGCCGACCCGTGCGACCTCGACCGTCCTCGCGAACTCGGTCGAGCTGCTGCACGCGCGCGTGGAGTCCGCCCCCGACGATTGGCCGCTGCGGCGCCAGTACGCCGAGGCCCTGCTCGACGATGGGCAGCGCGAGGCCGGCGTGGCCGAGCTCGAGGCGACGCTCGCGGGCTTCGAGGCGACGGGCGACCTCGATACCGCGGCCTCGGTGGCGGAGGAGATCGTCCGCCTCGCTCCGGGCGTGATCAAGTACCACCAGAAGCGCGTCGAGTTCGCCTTCCGTGCCAACGACCGCATGCGGTTGGCCGAAGCCTACGTCGAGCTCGCGGATGCGTTGCTGAAGGACGGCCAGGGCCCGAAGGCGCGCGTCGTCTACCAGCGCGTCCTCGAGATCGCGCCAGACGACCTGCGGGCGCAGGCCGCGCTCGAGACCATCAAGGAAGAGCCGGCCGCCGCGGCACCTCCGCCGCGCCGCTCGACCACCGCGATGAAGAAGCCGGCCGCCCCGGCGGCGCCCGAGAAGCCCGCCGCGAAGGCGGCGCCCGCCGCGAAGAAGGACGAGGGCGACTTCGTCTCCCTCGGCGATTGGCTGCGCGAGGACGACGAGCCCAAGTCCACGCGCATGGTCGTGGAGGAGAAGGAGCCGACCGGCGACGAGCAGGCCGATTTCGCCGACATGCTGCGCAAGTTCAAGCAGGGCGTCTCCGACAACGTCGACGAGGAGGATCACGAGGCGCACTACGACCTCGGCGTCGCGTACAAGGAAATGGGTCTGCTCGACGAGGCGATCTCCGAGTTCCAGAAGTCGCTGCGCGGCGCGAACAACCGCGTGCGCGCCATCGAGGCGCTCGGTCAGTGCTTCGTCGAGAAGGGGCAGCTCCCCGTGGCGGCGACGATCCTGCAACGCGCCCTCGCCGAGCCGGGCATCGGCGATGACGCGCTCATCGGCGTCCTGTACCTGCTTGGCACCATCAGCGAGGAACTGCACCTGTTCCCCGACGCGAAGAAGCACTACCAGCGCGTCTTCGCGGTGGACATCCAGTTCCGTGACATCGGCGATCGCTTGAACGCCGTGGAGAAGAAGCTCTCGTGA
- a CDS encoding serine hydrolase, with the protein MRARRPVVLVRTLLATLATLASAARAQGRAEADLDAYIAKGMQEWHIPGLSIAIVKDDRVVYAKGFGVRRLGAPDRVDARTMFGMMSTTKAMTALAVAMLVDSGKVAWDDPVTKHLPWFQLKDPYVTRELRVRDLLLHNSGLGNADLLWVRGDLSTREILERVRGLDLSYSMRSSFIYQNVMYQVAGEVVAAASGMSWERFITTRIMRPLGMTRSEPTLAAVLSARHDNVSAAHFEIDGAVRAIEESPVDPVPAAGSAWSTAEDAGRWVRFLLDSGRVDGRRLVSEAGFRELMRPQAFVPAAEFYPTARLTRPHWMTYGLGWFQQDYRGRFVAMHTGSIDGRTAIVGLMPDERLGVYIFGNVDHAEFRHALMWRVFDAYLGGPTRDWSTELLALYGAQRSAGMRAAAARDSARVPNTQPSRPVAEYAGRYLHPVYGDLVVALDAGALTARFGPAPENRGRLEHFHHDTFRAKLGDGRGGWTYFTFRLGADGKVAAVRFEDDAALEFERSR; encoded by the coding sequence ATGCGCGCGCGCCGTCCCGTCGTCCTCGTCCGCACCCTGCTCGCCACCCTCGCCACCCTCGCCTCGGCCGCCCGCGCGCAAGGGCGCGCGGAGGCGGACCTCGACGCCTACATCGCCAAGGGGATGCAGGAGTGGCACATCCCGGGACTCTCCATCGCGATCGTGAAGGACGACCGCGTGGTGTACGCCAAGGGATTCGGCGTCCGACGGCTCGGTGCCCCCGACCGCGTCGATGCGCGCACGATGTTCGGCATGATGTCGACGACCAAGGCGATGACCGCGCTCGCCGTCGCGATGCTCGTGGACTCGGGCAAGGTGGCGTGGGACGATCCGGTCACGAAGCACCTGCCCTGGTTCCAGTTGAAGGATCCCTACGTCACGCGCGAACTGCGGGTGCGCGACCTGCTGCTCCACAACAGCGGGCTCGGGAACGCCGACCTGCTGTGGGTGCGCGGGGACCTCTCCACTCGCGAGATCCTCGAGCGCGTGCGCGGCCTCGACCTCTCGTACTCGATGCGCTCGTCGTTCATCTACCAGAACGTCATGTATCAGGTCGCCGGCGAAGTGGTCGCGGCGGCGAGCGGGATGTCGTGGGAGCGCTTCATCACGACGCGCATCATGCGGCCGCTCGGCATGACGCGCTCCGAGCCCACGCTCGCGGCCGTGCTGTCCGCACGCCACGACAACGTGTCGGCCGCGCATTTCGAGATCGACGGCGCGGTGCGCGCGATCGAGGAGTCCCCGGTGGACCCGGTCCCCGCCGCCGGGTCGGCGTGGTCGACCGCGGAGGACGCCGGGCGATGGGTGCGGTTCCTCCTCGACTCGGGCCGGGTCGACGGGCGCCGCCTCGTCTCCGAGGCGGGCTTCCGCGAGTTGATGCGCCCGCAGGCATTCGTTCCGGCGGCCGAGTTCTACCCGACGGCCCGCCTGACGCGGCCCCACTGGATGACCTACGGGCTCGGCTGGTTCCAGCAGGACTATCGCGGACGGTTCGTCGCGATGCACACCGGCTCGATCGACGGCCGCACCGCGATCGTCGGCCTCATGCCGGATGAACGGCTGGGGGTGTACATCTTCGGCAACGTGGACCACGCCGAGTTCCGGCATGCCCTGATGTGGCGCGTGTTCGATGCGTATCTCGGGGGCCCGACGCGCGACTGGAGCACCGAGTTGCTCGCGCTCTACGGCGCGCAGCGCAGCGCCGGGATGCGGGCGGCGGCCGCGCGGGACTCCGCGCGCGTGCCGAACACGCAGCCGAGCCGCCCAGTGGCGGAGTACGCCGGGCGGTACCTGCACCCGGTGTACGGGGACCTCGTCGTCGCGCTCGACGCCGGCGCGCTGACCGCCCGGTTCGGTCCGGCGCCGGAGAACCGCGGCCGGCTCGAGCACTTCCATCACGACACCTTCCGCGCGAAGCTCGGGGACGGGCGTGGTGGGTGGACCTACTTCACGTTCCGGCTCGGGGCGGACGGGAAGGTCGCCGCGGTGCGGTTCGAGGACGACGCCGCGCTCGAGTTCGAGCGGAGCCGGTAG
- the hutU gene encoding urocanate hydratase, translating into MPSPETRVIRAPRGTAISCKGWQQEAALRMLMNNLDPDVAERPGDLVVYGGTGKAARDWPAFDAIVRSLRDLEHDETLLVQSGKPVAVFRTHSHAPRVLIANSNLVGRFATWEHFRELERKGLMMYGQMTAGSWIYIGSQGIVQGTYETFGAVARQHFGGTLAGRFVLTAGLGGMGGAQPLAATMNDAAILGVDVDPTRIRKRLETGYCDRMTSDLEEAMRWIREAQASKRGLSVGLVGNAAEVLPRMVAEGIIPDVVTDQTSAHDMLNGYVPHGMSLAEALALRASDPSAYVARATASVVAHVRAMRAMQDHGAVAFDYGNNIRTVALDAGVTDAFRIPGFVPEYVRPLFCEGKGPFRWAALSGDPADIARTDELVLEMFPDDAHLKRWITMARERIHFQGLPARICWLGQGARARFGVALNDLVATGELKAPIVIGRDHLDTGSVASPFRETEAMKDGSDAVADWAILNAMLNVASGASWVSFHHGGGVGIGNSLHAGQVIVADGTPEMRERLQRVLTNDPGIGVARHADAGYEIARATAREQGITLPSLMEAEG; encoded by the coding sequence ATGCCGAGCCCCGAGACGAGAGTCATCCGCGCCCCCCGCGGCACCGCCATCTCCTGCAAGGGATGGCAGCAGGAAGCCGCCCTCCGCATGCTGATGAACAACCTCGACCCCGACGTCGCCGAGCGCCCCGGGGACCTCGTCGTCTACGGCGGTACCGGGAAGGCGGCACGCGACTGGCCGGCCTTCGATGCCATCGTGCGCTCGCTGCGCGACCTCGAGCATGACGAGACGCTGCTCGTCCAGAGCGGCAAGCCCGTCGCCGTCTTCCGGACGCACTCGCACGCGCCGCGCGTGCTCATCGCCAACAGCAATCTCGTCGGCCGGTTCGCCACCTGGGAGCACTTCCGCGAGCTCGAACGGAAGGGGCTGATGATGTACGGCCAGATGACCGCCGGCTCGTGGATCTACATCGGCTCGCAGGGCATCGTCCAGGGCACCTACGAGACCTTCGGCGCGGTCGCGCGGCAGCACTTCGGCGGCACGCTCGCGGGACGCTTCGTCCTCACCGCCGGCCTCGGCGGCATGGGCGGCGCGCAGCCGCTCGCCGCGACGATGAACGATGCCGCGATCCTCGGGGTCGATGTCGATCCCACGCGCATCCGGAAGCGCCTCGAGACCGGATACTGCGACCGCATGACGTCCGACCTCGAGGAGGCGATGCGGTGGATCCGCGAGGCGCAGGCGTCCAAGCGCGGCCTTTCGGTCGGCCTGGTCGGGAACGCGGCCGAGGTCCTCCCGCGCATGGTCGCCGAGGGCATCATCCCCGATGTCGTCACCGACCAGACCTCGGCGCATGACATGCTCAACGGCTACGTGCCGCACGGGATGTCGCTCGCGGAGGCGCTGGCCCTCCGCGCGAGCGACCCCTCCGCGTACGTGGCGCGTGCCACCGCGAGCGTGGTCGCCCACGTGCGCGCGATGCGCGCGATGCAGGACCACGGCGCGGTCGCGTTCGACTACGGCAACAACATCCGCACCGTCGCGCTCGATGCCGGCGTCACCGATGCGTTCCGGATCCCCGGCTTCGTCCCCGAGTACGTGCGTCCGCTCTTCTGCGAGGGCAAGGGCCCGTTCCGCTGGGCCGCCCTCTCCGGCGACCCGGCCGACATCGCGCGCACCGACGAGCTCGTCCTCGAGATGTTCCCCGACGACGCGCATCTCAAGCGCTGGATCACCATGGCGCGCGAGCGGATCCACTTCCAGGGCCTCCCGGCGCGCATCTGCTGGCTGGGGCAGGGTGCCCGGGCCCGCTTCGGCGTCGCGCTCAATGACCTCGTGGCGACGGGCGAGCTCAAGGCCCCCATCGTGATCGGGCGCGACCACCTCGACACCGGCTCGGTCGCGTCCCCCTTCCGCGAGACCGAGGCGATGAAGGACGGGTCCGACGCCGTCGCCGACTGGGCCATCCTCAACGCCATGCTCAACGTCGCGAGCGGGGCGAGCTGGGTGAGCTTCCATCACGGCGGCGGCGTCGGCATCGGCAACTCGCTGCACGCGGGGCAGGTGATCGTCGCCGACGGCACGCCGGAGATGCGAGAGCGTCTCCAGCGCGTGCTGACCAACGACCCCGGCATCGGCGTCGCGCGGCATGCGGATGCCGGGTACGAGATCGCGCGGGCGACGGCTCGGGAGCAGGGGATCACGCTGCCGTCGCTGATGGAGGCTGAAGGCTGA